The following proteins are encoded in a genomic region of Fusarium oxysporum f. sp. lycopersici 4287 chromosome 1, whole genome shotgun sequence:
- a CDS encoding aromatic amino acid aminotransferase I — protein sequence MLPAVRGSRLGPLVRHGRSLHTTSRCLSSAEAAPAARPAHYDTSQQLSAIDAVKERRLKAGKLVAGVAAASDSDMFKGPTTGLPKSKRWDNHLSQESRVREPCTLKQAARYMKKPGLISLGGGLPSSEVFPIAELGFKVPVAPKFSEKETEESGQTVTIGKYDVRDRGGTYDLSIACNYGQATGSPQMMRYLTEHTEIVYNPPYADWKVCQTIGSTGALEEALRMFCDKDRGDSILTEDFSFSTALETVGPLGVKAFGVAIDEEGLVPEAMDALLSNWDAKERGSRKPHVLYTVPSGQNPTGATQGAERRKAIYAVAQKHDLYIIEDEPYYFLQMQPYTGRDQPEVPPPETVEEFVSSLIPSLLSIDVDGRVMRMDSFSKVLVPGSRLGWITASEQIVERYIRHAEVASQGPSGFSQVILYKLLDETWGHEGYLRWLMNLRLEYTKKRNALLAACEDHLPSDLASWTPPVAGMFMWINIDHTKHPEAGKRSIVDIEEEIFNSCIENGVLIARGSWFLTEKDKAPPGLFFRATYASATPENMNKAIERFGKAVRDSFGRK from the exons ATGCTCCCAGCTGTGAGAGGATCACGGCTTGGGCCATTGGTTCGACATGGTCGCTCACTTCATACCACATCGCGGTGTCTGTCAAGCGCTGAGGCTGCCCCGGCTGCCCGTCCAGCGCATTATGATACCTCACAGCAGCTCTCCGCTATCGATGCCGTGAAGGAGAGACGACTGAAAGCGGGAAAGCTTGTGGCTGgagttgctgctgcttcagATAGCGACATGTTCAAAGGACCG ACTACCGGACTACCCAAATCTAAGCGATGGGATA ACCATTTGAGTCAGGAGAGTAGAGTGCGAGAACCATGCACTCTCAAGCAAGCAGCTCGCTACATGAAGAAACCTGGCCTTATCTCACTGGGCGGTGGCCTGCCGTCCAGTGAAGTTTTCCCCATCGCTGAACTCGGTTTCAAAGTCCCCGTCGCACCAAAGTTCTCCGAGAAAGAGACTGAAGAATCGGGTCAAACTGTAACAATTGGAAAATATGACGTGAGAGATCGCGGAGGCACTTATGACCTGTCCATCGCTTGCAACTATGGCCAAGCTACGGGATCCCCGCAGATGATGAGATACTTGACCGAACACACTGAGATTGTGTATAACCCTCCCTATGCAGACTGGAAAGTTTGCCAGACAATCGGCAGCACAGGAGCATTAGAAGAGGCGTTGCGAATGTTCTGTGACAAGGATCGTGGCGACTCAATACTCACTGAAGATTTCAGCTTCTCGACTGCCCTGGAAACAGTTGGTCCTCTTGGTGTGAAGGCATTTGGCGTGGCAATTGACGAAGAGGGCCTCGTCCCCGAGGCTATGGATGCTCTCTTGTCAAACTGGGATGCTAAAGAACGAGGTTCGAGGAAGCCTCATGTGCTGTATACTGTTCCCTCAGGACAGAATCCCACAGGCGCAACACAGGGAGCCGAGAGACGAAAGGCCATCTATGCCGTGGCGCAAAAGCATGATCTATACATCATCGAAGATGAGCCATACTACTTCCTCCAGATGCAACCCTACACGGGTCGCGACCAACCTGAAGTACCACCACCAGAGACGGTTGAGGAGTTTGTCTCGTCTCTCATTCCCTCACTTCTAAGCATCGATGTTGACGGACGAGTTATGCGTATGGACTCCTTCTCAAAGGTCCTCGTGCCAGGCTCTCGTCTTGGTTGGATAACAGCGTCGGAACAAATTGTTGAGCGGTATATTCGACACGCTGAAGTCGCAAGCCAGGGGCCCAGTGGCTTCTCTCAGGTCATTCTATATAAGTTGCTTGATGAGACATGGGGACACGAGGGTTACTTACGATGGCTGATGAATTTGCGACTGGAATATACAAAGAAGCGCAATGCTCTTCTGGCCGCTTGCGAAGATCATCTGCCTAGTGATCTTGCCAGTTGGACTCCTCCTGTCGCTGGCATGTTT ATGTGGATTAATATTGATCATACAAAGCATCCTGAAGCAGGAAAGCGAAGCATCGTCGATATCGAAGAAGAGATTTTCAACTCTTGTATCGAGAATGGTGTTCTTATCGCCCGGGGCTCGTGGTTCTTGACTGAGAAGGACAAGGCACCACCGGGTCTCTTCTTCAGAGCGACATATGCATCTGCAACGCCTGAGAATATGAACAAGGCTATTGAAAGATTCGGAAAGGCTGTAAGAGATAGCTTTGGTAGGAAGTAG